TATGTCCCTTTGCTCTCAGTTCAAGAATTTTTATCTGCATGGGTGTGAGAAAGGTATTCATGGCTATTCCTTGTCTTGAAGAGACTTAAAGTTTTCAATAGTTAAATTCAGTTAATATGTTGCTATGCTTACAAAGAGAATTATACCCTGTCTGGATGTCAAGGATGGAAGAGTGGTTAAGGGCGTGCATTTTAAGAATCTGAGAGATGCTGGTTCGCCTGTGGAACTTGCTCAGGTTTACAATGAGCAGGGGGCAGATGAACTTGTTTTTCTTGATATAAGTGCAAGCCATGAAGGCAGAAAGACGATGGTTAAGGTGGTTGAGGCTACAGCTGACCAGATTTTTATTCCTCTTACAGTTGGAGGGGGAATAAGTGAGGTTGAGGATATAAGGGGAATTCTCAAGGCGGGTGCGGATAAAGTTGCCATTAATACTGCAGGCATTAAAAATCCTGAGATTCTTTCTGGTGGAGCCAGACGTTTTGGAAACCAGTGTATTGTATCAGCTATTGATGCAAGAAGGGTATATGAAAATAGAGAGGATAGAGATGTTATTGAAACTTCCAGGGGAAAATGCTGGTTTGAGGTTTATATATATGGTGGGAGAGAACCTACTGGTATAGATGCTGTGGAATGGGCTAAAAGGGTTGAGAAGCTGGGTGCTGGTGAGATTCTATTGACCAGTATGGATGCTGATGGTACAAAGGATGGCTTTGATATTGAACTTACCAGAACTATTTCTGAAGCTGTCAATATACCGGTTATAGCCAGTGGGGGTGCAGGTGAACTTGAGCATTTCTATGAAGCCTTTGCTTCTGCGAGGGCTGATGCAGCGCTGGCTGCTTCAATCTTTCATTATCACGAATAT
The archaeon BMS3Bbin15 genome window above contains:
- the hisF_1 gene encoding imidazole glycerol phosphate synthase subunit HisF; the protein is MLTKRIIPCLDVKDGRVVKGVHFKNLRDAGSPVELAQVYNEQGADELVFLDISASHEGRKTMVKVVEATADQIFIPLTVGGGISEVEDIRGILKAGADKVAINTAGIKNPEILSGGARRFGNQCIVSAIDARRVYENREDRDVIETSRGKCWFEVYIYGGREPTGIDAVEWAKRVEKLGAGEILLTSMDADGTKDGFDIELTRTISEAVNIPVIASGGAGELEHFYEAFASARADAALAASIFHYHEYTVGDIKRYLKEKGIPVRL